One window of the Bradyrhizobium sp. NP1 genome contains the following:
- a CDS encoding class I SAM-dependent methyltransferase, whose product MIDRRSHWENVYTTKREDEVSWFQENPALSLELIMAAAPSKDASIIDIGGGASRLVDALLQKGFRRIAVLDLSATALQTAKQRIGPAASAVDWIVADAAQWTPQRAYDVWHDRAAFHFLTDPADRAAYLDRLRAAVAPGGQVIIGTFAPDGPEKCSGLPVQRYDSDALQAELGGGFALLETRADLHHTPWGATQSFQFSRFQRR is encoded by the coding sequence ATGATCGACCGCCGGTCACATTGGGAGAACGTCTACACCACCAAGCGCGAAGACGAGGTAAGCTGGTTTCAGGAAAACCCCGCCTTGTCGCTTGAACTGATCATGGCGGCTGCCCCCTCGAAGGACGCGAGCATCATCGACATCGGCGGCGGCGCATCGCGCCTGGTCGATGCGCTGCTTCAGAAGGGCTTCCGCAGAATCGCGGTGCTCGACCTCTCGGCCACAGCCCTGCAAACCGCGAAGCAGCGGATCGGTCCGGCGGCATCGGCAGTCGACTGGATCGTGGCCGACGCCGCGCAATGGACGCCGCAGCGCGCCTATGACGTCTGGCACGATCGCGCCGCCTTCCACTTCCTCACCGATCCCGCCGACCGCGCCGCCTATCTCGATCGCCTGCGCGCCGCGGTCGCGCCCGGCGGGCAGGTGATCATCGGCACCTTCGCGCCGGACGGGCCGGAGAAATGTAGCGGCCTGCCGGTGCAGCGCTATGACAGCGACGCTCTTCAGGCGGAACTCGGCGGCGGCTTTGCGCTGCTGGAGACGCGTGCCGATCTGCATCACACCCCCTGGGGCGCGACGCAGTCGTTCCAGTTCAGCCGGTTCCAGCGGCGCTAG
- a CDS encoding molybdopterin-dependent oxidoreductase, whose amino-acid sequence MSSMTINGQSATLPDSADALLVEVIRDGLNLTGTKLVCGSGVCGACTVLLDGAPVVSCLLPAQAAAGRTVTTVEGISAGHLHAVQKAFMAHDALQCGFCTPGFIVEATAFHDRWRAANGTAAPSREEIAAALAGHLCRCGAYEGIFRAVTEACSGRFDGKDVVAPRIEARDKVTGAARYTVDIRHDGQLEGVILRSPHAHAKISALDLAPARAIDGVAAAVSLLPDDGMVRYVGSPIAAVAAKDRTTALKALAAIRFANDARPAVIGLAAARRGDAPVVFERADRKKAGNVSEGSAAPAPWHGNVRGPSAAFSQAARKAKSAIEAARQARDPLLVEATFRVATQSHACLEPHATVARFDGEQLTLHVSTQAVFQVMEDVAKRYRLSHDKVRVIADHVGGGFGSKGGLGMETIAAIELSRAANAPVRVAYDREEELSVSGYRPAAEIEVALLPSAQGKLAALSLTAYGDTGAATNSTIAALARLIYPAEAKALADYDVISNLPPGAPFRGPGGPPMAFALEQAVDEAADRLKIDPIALRQRWDVDPNRQRLYRWAAGLELWRNRKPQSAGGGRYRRGIGVAAGYWLYLWQPGSTVEIAVKSGRIVASSAVQDIGTGTRSVIANTIAREFSLEPQDIEVRLGDSRLPEGPGSGGSRVTASIVPPTLAAAEKLKQAIARSAARPPAPGSNAPWRDLIAACPDLSVSAARPRDAQPAAGIASPLSQAGFMGMVFGWMLRFFNNMMVGAGVPSSVQVVEVEVDTWLGHVRVLNVATGLAVGRLAAPVLARSQAAGSVIQGIGYALYEARETDPRDGRVLSASMEDYRIPGIADMPGLDVHFDEAGFDHVPGGSVGIGEVATVPTSPAVANAIHNAIGVRLTEIPFRPDRLLAALARRDAA is encoded by the coding sequence ATGAGCAGCATGACGATCAACGGCCAATCCGCCACGCTGCCCGACAGCGCGGACGCGCTCCTCGTCGAGGTGATCCGCGACGGTCTCAACCTGACCGGCACCAAGCTCGTCTGCGGCTCGGGCGTCTGCGGCGCCTGCACGGTGCTGCTCGATGGCGCGCCCGTCGTGAGCTGCCTGTTGCCGGCGCAGGCGGCAGCCGGCAGGACGGTGACGACGGTCGAAGGCATCTCCGCTGGCCATCTGCATGCGGTCCAGAAGGCGTTCATGGCGCACGACGCCCTGCAATGCGGCTTCTGCACGCCCGGCTTCATCGTCGAGGCAACGGCGTTCCACGATCGCTGGCGCGCGGCCAACGGCACGGCCGCGCCCTCGCGCGAGGAAATCGCCGCCGCGCTCGCCGGGCATCTCTGCCGCTGCGGCGCCTATGAAGGCATTTTCCGCGCGGTGACGGAAGCCTGCAGCGGGCGCTTCGACGGCAAGGACGTGGTCGCGCCGCGCATCGAGGCGCGTGACAAGGTGACGGGCGCGGCGCGCTACACCGTCGACATCAGGCATGACGGCCAGCTCGAAGGCGTCATCCTGCGCTCGCCGCATGCGCATGCGAAGATCAGCGCGCTCGATCTTGCGCCGGCGCGCGCGATTGACGGCGTCGCCGCCGCCGTCTCGCTGCTGCCCGACGACGGGATGGTGCGCTATGTCGGCAGCCCGATCGCGGCGGTCGCGGCGAAAGATCGCACGACCGCACTGAAGGCGCTGGCCGCGATCCGCTTCGCGAACGACGCGCGGCCGGCGGTGATCGGCCTCGCTGCGGCGCGCCGCGGCGACGCGCCCGTGGTGTTCGAGCGCGCCGACCGCAAGAAAGCCGGCAACGTCTCCGAAGGCAGTGCCGCGCCGGCGCCGTGGCACGGCAATGTGCGCGGACCGTCGGCAGCGTTTTCGCAAGCGGCACGCAAGGCAAAGAGCGCGATCGAGGCAGCCCGGCAGGCACGCGATCCGCTGCTCGTGGAAGCAACCTTCCGGGTTGCGACGCAATCCCATGCGTGCCTGGAACCGCATGCCACGGTGGCCCGCTTCGACGGCGAGCAGTTGACGCTGCACGTCTCCACGCAGGCCGTGTTCCAGGTGATGGAGGACGTCGCCAAGCGCTACCGGCTGTCGCACGACAAGGTGCGGGTGATCGCCGACCATGTCGGCGGCGGCTTCGGCTCCAAGGGCGGCCTCGGGATGGAAACCATCGCCGCGATCGAATTGTCGCGCGCCGCCAACGCCCCGGTGCGCGTCGCCTATGATCGCGAGGAAGAGCTTTCGGTGAGCGGCTATCGGCCCGCGGCCGAGATCGAGGTCGCGCTGCTTCCTTCGGCGCAAGGCAAGCTCGCCGCGCTTTCGCTCACCGCCTATGGCGACACGGGAGCGGCGACCAATTCGACGATCGCCGCACTGGCGCGGCTGATCTATCCCGCGGAAGCCAAGGCGCTGGCCGATTACGACGTCATCAGCAACCTGCCGCCCGGCGCGCCGTTCCGCGGCCCCGGCGGGCCGCCGATGGCATTCGCGCTGGAGCAGGCGGTCGATGAGGCAGCCGATCGGCTCAAGATCGATCCGATCGCCCTGCGCCAGCGCTGGGACGTCGATCCAAACCGGCAGCGGCTCTATCGATGGGCCGCCGGGCTCGAGCTCTGGCGCAACCGCAAGCCGCAATCGGCCGGCGGCGGCCGCTACCGTCGCGGCATCGGCGTTGCCGCCGGCTACTGGCTCTATCTTTGGCAGCCGGGATCGACCGTCGAGATCGCGGTGAAAAGTGGCCGCATCGTTGCAAGCTCCGCCGTGCAGGACATCGGCACCGGCACGCGCAGCGTCATCGCCAACACGATCGCGCGCGAATTTTCGCTCGAGCCGCAGGACATCGAGGTGCGCCTCGGCGATTCCCGCCTGCCGGAAGGCCCGGGCTCCGGCGGCAGTCGCGTCACCGCCTCGATCGTGCCGCCGACGCTCGCCGCGGCCGAAAAGCTCAAGCAGGCGATTGCGCGATCCGCCGCGCGGCCTCCCGCTCCCGGCTCCAATGCGCCGTGGCGCGACCTGATCGCAGCCTGTCCCGACCTTTCGGTGTCGGCGGCGCGGCCAAGGGATGCGCAGCCGGCTGCCGGGATCGCCTCGCCGCTCAGCCAGGCCGGCTTCATGGGCATGGTGTTCGGCTGGATGCTGCGCTTCTTCAACAACATGATGGTCGGCGCCGGCGTGCCGAGCTCGGTGCAGGTGGTCGAGGTCGAGGTCGACACCTGGCTCGGCCATGTGCGCGTGCTCAATGTCGCGACCGGCCTTGCGGTCGGCAGGCTCGCAGCTCCCGTTCTGGCGCGCAGCCAGGCGGCTGGCTCCGTCATCCAGGGCATCGGCTATGCGCTCTATGAGGCGCGCGAGACCGATCCGCGCGATGGCCGCGTGCTCTCCGCCAGCATGGAGGACTACCGCATTCCCGGAATTGCCGACATGCCGGGGCTGGACGTGCATTTCGACGAGGCCGGCTTCGATCATGTGCCGGGCGGCAGTGTCGGCATCGGCGAGGTCGCAACCGTTCCGACCTCGCCGGCGGTCGCGAATGCGATCCACAACGCGATCGGCGTGCGGCTCACGGAAATACCATTCCGGCCCGACCGCCTGCTCGCCGCGCTTGCCCGGAGGGACGCCGCATGA
- a CDS encoding helix-turn-helix domain-containing protein: MTTRDRILEAAMQVFRRHGFRRSSIEQAAEAAGLTRQALYHHFSSKEALFRAAIERVHEAALATGAEAAARAEAAGHDLADVLIGQITARLKALVAALDGSPHVEELLSEHLAQARDLYQDFAARHQAALAATIARVRTKQKLELNPGMTPSGLARYVEMAVNGAKSAHPNMQPLDAFLRDLSLMVRTLVAGAITKTPKSATLPRKRPAARRKTGDRK; the protein is encoded by the coding sequence ATGACGACCCGCGACCGTATCCTCGAGGCGGCGATGCAGGTGTTCCGCCGGCACGGTTTTCGCCGTTCCTCGATCGAGCAGGCAGCGGAGGCGGCGGGCCTGACCCGGCAGGCGCTCTACCATCACTTCTCCTCGAAGGAAGCGCTGTTCCGCGCCGCGATCGAGCGCGTTCATGAGGCGGCGCTCGCGACCGGCGCGGAAGCCGCGGCGCGTGCGGAAGCCGCCGGCCACGACCTTGCCGACGTCCTGATCGGCCAGATCACGGCGCGCCTCAAGGCGCTGGTCGCCGCCCTCGACGGCTCGCCGCATGTCGAGGAGTTGTTGTCGGAACACCTGGCGCAGGCGCGTGATCTCTACCAGGATTTTGCCGCGCGCCACCAGGCCGCGCTCGCCGCCACCATCGCGCGCGTGCGCACGAAACAGAAGCTGGAGCTCAATCCCGGCATGACGCCTTCAGGGCTGGCGCGCTACGTCGAGATGGCGGTGAACGGCGCCAAATCAGCGCATCCCAACATGCAGCCGCTCGACGCTTTCCTGCGCGATCTTTCCCTGATGGTGCGCACGCTGGTCGCGGGCGCCATCACCAAGACACCGAAGTCCGCAACATTGCCGCGCAAAAGACCCGCCGCCCGCCGCAAAACTGGAGATCGGAAATGA
- a CDS encoding MFS transporter produces MTTLDIAAAPLPEAEHRAQLRRALIASTVGTTIEWYDFLLYSTVTGLVFGKLFFPKSDPLVGVLEAFAIYTVGFIARPIGAAIFGHYGDRIGRKAALIATLLLTGLATAAVGLVPTYETIGIWGAVILTVIRFIQGVGVGGEWGGSVLLSMEWARTNQHRGFITSWPQLGGPAGLLLANIAVLVFSRISGDQFLVWGWRIPFLLSLVMIAIGLYIRLGIMETPTFRRIVAENRVARVPVIEVIKRQPRSIILSALVRMVEQAPAYIYLAFVFAYGTQVIHQDRDFLLICLICAGTLELFNIPLAGHLSDRIGRKRLYLIGSVLTGLFGFAYFGLLNTGAPLLIFIAIVLSFVPHALTYGPQAALIAECFTPRLRYSGCSIGYQLSSVISGGPAPLIATALLAATGSGYAIAFYILFCAAVSIVATTLMPDYTNKDISEEHDRP; encoded by the coding sequence ATGACGACATTGGACATTGCGGCCGCCCCGCTGCCGGAAGCCGAGCACCGGGCGCAATTGCGTCGCGCATTGATCGCCAGCACGGTAGGCACCACCATCGAATGGTACGACTTCCTGCTTTACAGCACGGTGACTGGCCTCGTCTTCGGCAAACTCTTCTTTCCCAAGTCCGATCCCCTGGTTGGCGTGTTGGAGGCATTCGCCATCTACACGGTGGGCTTCATCGCGCGGCCGATCGGTGCTGCGATCTTCGGCCACTATGGCGACCGCATCGGCCGCAAGGCGGCGCTGATCGCCACGTTGCTGCTGACCGGGCTTGCCACTGCGGCGGTCGGCCTCGTCCCCACCTATGAGACGATCGGCATCTGGGGTGCCGTCATCCTGACGGTCATCCGCTTCATCCAGGGCGTGGGCGTCGGCGGCGAGTGGGGAGGCTCGGTGCTGCTGTCGATGGAGTGGGCGCGGACCAACCAGCACCGCGGCTTCATCACCTCGTGGCCGCAGCTCGGCGGTCCCGCCGGCTTGCTGCTGGCAAATATAGCGGTGCTGGTGTTCAGCCGCATTTCCGGCGACCAGTTCCTGGTTTGGGGCTGGCGCATCCCGTTCCTGCTCAGCCTCGTGATGATCGCCATCGGGCTTTACATCCGGCTCGGCATCATGGAGACGCCGACGTTCCGGCGGATCGTGGCCGAGAACCGCGTCGCGCGAGTCCCGGTGATCGAGGTGATCAAGCGTCAGCCGCGGTCGATCATTCTCTCGGCGCTGGTGCGGATGGTCGAACAGGCGCCGGCCTATATCTACCTGGCCTTTGTCTTCGCCTACGGCACCCAGGTCATCCATCAGGATCGCGACTTCCTGCTCATCTGTCTGATCTGCGCCGGCACCCTTGAGCTCTTCAACATCCCGCTGGCGGGGCACCTGTCGGATCGCATCGGGCGCAAGCGCCTGTACCTGATTGGCTCGGTCCTGACCGGGCTGTTCGGCTTTGCGTATTTCGGCCTGCTGAACACTGGCGCGCCGTTGCTGATCTTCATCGCCATCGTTCTGTCATTCGTACCGCACGCTCTGACGTATGGCCCGCAGGCGGCGTTGATCGCCGAGTGCTTCACCCCGCGGCTGCGGTACAGCGGCTGCTCGATCGGCTATCAGCTCTCCTCGGTCATCTCCGGCGGGCCGGCACCGCTGATCGCTACCGCGCTGCTCGCAGCCACCGGCTCAGGCTACGCGATCGCGTTCTACATTCTGTTCTGCGCGGCCGTCAGCATTGTCGCGACCACCTTGATGCCCGACTACACCAACAAGGACATTTCCGAGGAACACGACAGGCCTTGA
- a CDS encoding response regulator produces the protein MVVEDDDPVQNVVEDALAEGGFESAIAASGEEAVTLLRSGAVKYRALVTDINLKGRMTGWEVAKAAREIDPALPVVYMTGAAAAQWSSHGVPNSILLEKPFAPAQLVTAVAQLLNAGGPPPPPA, from the coding sequence ATGGTCGTCGAGGACGACGACCCTGTGCAGAATGTTGTTGAGGACGCGTTGGCCGAGGGGGGCTTCGAATCCGCGATCGCCGCGTCAGGCGAGGAAGCGGTGACCCTGCTCAGGAGCGGCGCGGTCAAATACCGCGCACTCGTCACCGACATCAACCTGAAGGGGCGAATGACGGGCTGGGAGGTTGCGAAGGCCGCGCGCGAGATCGATCCCGCCCTCCCGGTCGTGTACATGACCGGCGCCGCCGCCGCGCAATGGTCTTCCCACGGCGTTCCCAACAGCATTCTCCTGGAGAAGCCGTTCGCGCCGGCGCAGCTTGTCACCGCCGTCGCGCAATTGCTGAACGCTGGCGGCCCGCCACCGCCACCGGCCTGA
- a CDS encoding FAD binding domain-containing protein: MNPAVMNAAPEFRAAGTDLSERRRSGVSRGPLRDISAQLDASFSWNADGAATIGAGATIAAIAADARIAQAYPGLATSAHGLATPQVRHLATIGGNLAQRSRCWYYRNPHVDCLKKGGDACPARSGNHLYAVAFDLGPCVAPHPSTMAAALLAYDATVATDRRDSVSITQLLGDGSDGGRDLRLEAGELISHVRLPPPLPGERALYKRAISRSDAEWPLVELCARAVVENGSFRFVRLAAGGIAPVPLRLAASEAALAGAKPDAAAIEAAARQARAGAKPLPMTGYKLDLLEGLVRDLLTQLAA, encoded by the coding sequence ATGAATCCCGCTGTCATGAATGCTGCGCCCGAATTCCGTGCCGCCGGCACCGATCTTTCCGAGCGGCGGCGCAGCGGCGTCTCCCGGGGGCCGCTGCGCGACATCAGCGCGCAACTCGATGCCTCCTTCAGCTGGAACGCCGACGGCGCGGCAACGATCGGCGCAGGCGCGACCATCGCGGCGATCGCAGCCGATGCGCGCATTGCGCAGGCCTATCCGGGACTTGCGACAAGCGCGCACGGGCTTGCGACACCGCAGGTGCGCCACCTCGCCACCATCGGCGGCAACCTCGCCCAGCGCTCGCGCTGCTGGTACTACCGCAACCCGCATGTCGACTGCCTGAAGAAGGGCGGCGACGCCTGCCCGGCGCGATCCGGCAACCATCTCTACGCTGTCGCCTTCGATCTCGGCCCCTGCGTCGCGCCGCATCCCTCAACCATGGCGGCGGCGCTGCTCGCCTATGACGCGACGGTTGCAACCGACCGTCGCGACAGCGTTTCAATCACGCAGCTGCTCGGCGACGGCAGCGACGGCGGCCGCGATCTTCGGCTTGAAGCCGGCGAGCTCATCAGCCATGTCCGTCTCCCGCCGCCGCTGCCCGGCGAGCGCGCGCTCTACAAGCGCGCGATCAGCCGCAGCGATGCCGAATGGCCGCTGGTCGAGCTCTGCGCACGCGCCGTGGTGGAGAACGGCAGCTTCCGCTTCGTGCGCCTCGCCGCCGGCGGGATTGCCCCGGTGCCGCTGCGCCTTGCCGCATCGGAAGCGGCACTCGCGGGTGCGAAGCCCGATGCAGCCGCCATCGAAGCGGCCGCGCGCCAGGCGCGTGCCGGCGCAAAGCCGCTGCCGATGACCGGATACAAGCTCGATCTGCTCGAAGGGCTGGTGCGCGATCTCCTGACGCAGCTTGCGGCGTGA
- a CDS encoding cytochrome P450: MPTAGLAPLDEAITIEELTRDPYPIYKRLRREAPVLRVKSVGRTFLTKAADTRYVKDNAALFSSDDPNTPMKRAFLAHTLMRKDHDEHRTERMAMMPALMPKTIESVWAPLYAKLAAAYLDRLPRGEVVDLFPALAGPLAARILAHTMGVPDASDEDMQRWSQTLIDGAGNFGWTPGPFETTDIANAEMDKCIRANAERVRAEPDPSALSVMVNATNPIPESQMIANVKIAIGGGINEPRDALLTILYGLLTNPDQLEAVRAGGKWRSAFEEGVRWVAPIQASSRLVMEDTEIRGCFIPKGDTVMTIQASANRDEDVFEDGEYYNGLREPNAHQAFGNGPHHCAGAHLSRRTVGAILLPMLFERFPNMTLPDPASVRWHGFGFRGPLNLPVLLQ, encoded by the coding sequence ATGCCGACCGCCGGCTTGGCCCCCCTGGACGAGGCCATCACGATCGAGGAGCTCACGCGCGATCCCTATCCGATCTACAAGCGCCTGAGACGCGAAGCGCCCGTCTTGCGGGTCAAATCAGTGGGCCGAACCTTCCTCACCAAGGCCGCCGACACCAGGTACGTGAAGGACAATGCGGCGTTGTTCAGCTCGGACGACCCGAACACGCCCATGAAGCGCGCCTTTCTCGCGCACACGCTGATGCGCAAGGACCACGACGAGCACCGGACCGAACGGATGGCGATGATGCCGGCCCTCATGCCGAAGACGATCGAATCGGTCTGGGCGCCGCTGTATGCGAAACTGGCCGCGGCATATCTTGACCGGCTGCCGCGAGGCGAGGTGGTCGATCTCTTTCCCGCTCTCGCGGGACCGCTTGCCGCGCGGATTCTGGCGCACACCATGGGCGTTCCGGACGCGAGCGATGAGGACATGCAGCGATGGTCGCAGACGTTGATCGACGGAGCCGGCAATTTCGGCTGGACGCCGGGGCCTTTCGAAACGACCGACATCGCCAATGCGGAGATGGACAAATGTATCCGCGCCAACGCCGAACGGGTGCGGGCCGAACCGGACCCCTCAGCGCTCTCCGTCATGGTGAACGCGACGAACCCGATTCCAGAAAGCCAGATGATCGCCAATGTAAAGATCGCGATCGGCGGCGGCATCAACGAGCCGCGCGATGCCCTGCTGACGATCCTCTACGGCCTGCTCACCAATCCGGATCAGCTTGAGGCTGTGCGCGCAGGCGGCAAATGGCGCTCTGCCTTCGAGGAAGGGGTGCGGTGGGTAGCGCCGATCCAGGCGAGTTCACGGCTCGTGATGGAGGACACCGAGATTCGCGGCTGCTTCATCCCCAAGGGCGACACCGTGATGACGATCCAGGCGTCGGCAAACCGAGACGAGGACGTCTTCGAAGATGGCGAGTACTACAACGGGTTGCGCGAGCCCAATGCTCACCAGGCCTTTGGCAACGGCCCGCATCATTGTGCGGGCGCGCACCTGTCGCGACGAACCGTCGGTGCCATCCTGCTCCCCATGCTGTTCGAGCGCTTCCCCAACATGACGCTGCCTGATCCCGCGAGCGTGCGCTGGCACGGTTTCGGTTTCCGCGGCCCGCTCAATCTGCCGGTTCTCCTGCAATAG
- a CDS encoding extensin family protein, translating to MTRGVRLYLVGSVVLVSLAGCGRGFFQAEREPWRAEAEMACLKSGAVKESADIVRIDPISGPGVCGAEYPLKVAALGENASSFGFADEDLRPPAAIGNQPRWPIQNQRLSPPASTYQQNYPGAAARPPSYGASSGAPISLSAPGLAPREDGIDLPAEGVPSPSHPARQPYQAQQPYPQQPYPAQPYPPRDRYAPPYQERPDSLPPPALGPARGNPVASVGPVAVKPAATLACPIVSALDRWFADSVQPAAARWFGTRVVEIKQISAYSCRGMNGNPHAHISEHAFGNALDIAAFTLADGRRISVKDGWKGLPEEQGFLRDVQAAACQQFTTVLAPGSNVYHYDHIHVDLMRRASRRVICEPSAASGEEIAARAGARNPYASREPYATGSLGRPASRPRKNDRVNEEDEFQDD from the coding sequence ATGACGCGTGGAGTTCGTTTGTATCTCGTCGGCTCCGTCGTCCTTGTCTCGTTGGCGGGCTGCGGTCGTGGATTCTTCCAGGCCGAGCGCGAGCCATGGCGGGCCGAGGCCGAGATGGCGTGCCTGAAATCCGGCGCGGTGAAAGAGAGTGCCGACATCGTGCGGATCGATCCGATCTCCGGTCCCGGGGTCTGCGGCGCAGAATATCCGCTCAAGGTCGCGGCACTCGGCGAGAATGCGTCCTCGTTCGGCTTTGCCGATGAGGATCTGCGGCCGCCGGCCGCGATCGGCAATCAGCCGCGCTGGCCGATCCAGAACCAGCGCCTCTCACCGCCGGCCTCGACCTATCAGCAGAACTATCCCGGCGCCGCCGCGCGGCCGCCGAGCTACGGCGCGTCCTCCGGCGCGCCGATCTCGCTCAGCGCGCCCGGTCTCGCGCCGCGCGAAGACGGCATCGACCTGCCGGCGGAGGGCGTGCCGTCGCCGTCCCATCCAGCGCGGCAACCCTATCAAGCGCAGCAGCCTTACCCGCAGCAGCCCTATCCGGCGCAGCCTTATCCGCCGCGCGACCGCTATGCCCCGCCCTATCAGGAACGTCCGGACAGCCTGCCGCCGCCGGCGCTCGGGCCTGCGCGCGGCAACCCCGTGGCATCCGTCGGCCCGGTCGCGGTGAAGCCGGCTGCCACGCTTGCCTGTCCGATCGTCTCGGCGCTCGACCGCTGGTTTGCCGATTCCGTGCAGCCTGCGGCCGCGCGCTGGTTCGGCACGCGCGTGGTCGAGATCAAGCAGATCTCGGCCTATTCCTGCCGCGGCATGAACGGCAACCCGCATGCGCATATTTCCGAGCACGCCTTCGGCAACGCGCTCGACATCGCAGCCTTCACGCTGGCCGACGGCCGCCGCATCTCGGTGAAGGATGGCTGGAAGGGGCTGCCGGAAGAGCAGGGCTTTCTGCGCGACGTGCAGGCCGCGGCCTGCCAGCAGTTCACGACGGTGCTGGCGCCGGGCTCCAACGTCTATCACTACGATCACATCCACGTCGATCTGATGCGCCGCGCCTCGCGCCGCGTCATCTGCGAGCCGTCGGCGGCCTCGGGCGAGGAGATCGCGGCGCGCGCCGGTGCCCGCAACCCCTATGCCTCGCGCGAGCCCTACGCCACGGGATCGCTGGGCAGGCCCGCATCGCGCCCGCGCAAGAACGACAGGGTGAACGAGGAAGACGAGTTCCAGGACGATTGA